Proteins encoded together in one Kutzneria kofuensis window:
- a CDS encoding type I polyketide synthase gives MTGMAANEPIAVVGIACRLPGAADPEQFWRLLDAGTDAITEPPDGRWPGVTEFRRGGFIADVDRFDAAFFGISPNEAAAMDPQQRLVLELSWEALENARIAPDSLRGEAAGVVIGAINGDYALLHSQVGAGPHSLTGTHRSLIANRVSYLLGLTGPSLAVDSGQSSSLVAVQVACEQLRRGSCSLALAGGVNLNLLPEGTDTVAEFGALSPDGRCHTFDARANGYVRGEGGAVIVLKPLPNAVADGDRIHAVILGGAVNNDGGGDGLTVPHGEAQQEVIRLAHAQAGVTPAEVGYVELHGTGTRVGDPIEARALGAVLLADRKLLVGSVKTNIGHLEGAAGIAGLLKVILSVRNGVLPASLNFETPNPDIPFGELNLDVVREKQAWPQGRRVAGVSSFGVGGTNCHLVVAEGPREEHPVAEVDGPIIITARSPQALRAQAQALSSIVDGNVAYSLLHTRTQFEHRAVVFGELTTLESEDVVVGKVSPGSTAFVFPGQGGQWVEMAQALLDESPVFTSRLEECAAALEPFVDFDVLEVLRNAGDLSRVDVVQPALWAVMVSLAAVWRANGVTPDVVLGHSQGEVAAATAIGALSLEDGARVIALRSRIAGRLTGGGMMSVGASASVVGKVLPPGVTIAAVNGPRSVVLAGPADELAGVQEKLVDVRTKIVPAAYASHSPAVDVLRDELLPLFAAVRPQATDVTFISTVTGEPLDTRELDAEYWFANLRQPVRFIDATRRALADGVGRFIECSPHPLLLNSIDETADEAGHEVAVIGTLRRDEGGTERIRRALAEAYVGGAPVDWAIKGRKVDLPTYRFQRERHWYGEVAAAQTVAPTGDLRETVLAAVANVLGHKDASGIDVTRPFKELGFDSNSLMRLRAQLSAQTGRKLPTSLLYDYPNPQRVVEALRAAGEPEGMAGEPATVARRQVAGEPGNPAHQQVSVPAQAPGSDPIAVIAMGCRYPGGANSPEEFWRLIASGEDAVTPLPSNRGWDLDALFDGACVTRNGGFLHDADTFDAAFFGLSPREALAMEPQQRLMLEVSWEALERAGIDPADLRGSSTGVFVGAMAMDYGPRLHQPTGVVDGHLMTGTALSVASGRIAYTFGLNGPALTIDTACSSSLVAIQLAVESLRRGECSLALAGGATLMANPGNLVEFTRQNGLSVDGRAKAFSEDADGTSFSEGAGVLLLERLSDAERNGHQVLAVIRGIAVNQDGASNGLTAPNGLAQQQVIRKALADAGLSTADVDVVEAHGTGTALGDPIEAHAILATYGQNRPADRPVWLGSVKSNIGHAQAAAGVAGVIKMVLAMRHGVLPRTLHVDRPTSKVEWESGNGRVLTEAQQWPAGPRRAAVSSFGISGTNAHVIVEGVEPARPASVDGPLLWVISARSEKSLRTQGSRLAAFAETGDLQAAAKVLARKPSFAHRAVVLASSRDELREALRALADGEPHPALVTGEATGEVTPVFVFPGQGAQWVGMAVELLRANETFAQELKRCAEALEPHTGWSVIDVLTEGTPSLEGTDVVQPVLFALMVALAKLWRSIGVEPAAVVGHSQGEIAAAAVAGALTLTDSAKISALRGQIVGALDGTGGVLAVGLPANEVRERIAPWPGQLWVAVDNGPSATVIAGDLDAIDEFVAAQGDDVQLRRTPVAYAAHTPHVEAVRDELLRQIGSLQPAEATTKICSTCYGEFIPGTAMTPDYWYRNLADPVGFDTAVRAFRDHRRPLFIEVSPHPILAGAVREILADEGVDGTAVGTLRRNEGGQHQFLIAAATAYTLGAPVDWPKIVGPVTEHVDLPTYAFDRQRFWLHNAESGSHPLLAEAVPVADTGGRLLTGKVSRHSAPWVVDHAVNGTVLLPGTAFVDLALTAADGDQIEDLTLHAPLVLPATGAVQLQVTVGGEENGRRSLAIHSRTDGDWVKHASGFLADGPRVAGRLHTWPTGTPIDLTDAYDRLAASGYEYGPAFQGLRSAWRDGDDLLVEVEVPDAGDFTVHPALLDAALHILVLDADELQLPFAWSGVWFTGRGADKLRVRLSNGSLALYDESGTQIGGVESLTLAPAPKGGVATAELYRVDWVEAEPTGTASLTVAQPSDLAGVLAQVQQWVEKDTDERLVFLADPSTLDGAKIWGLVRSAQSEHPGRFVLADCAEDEVPTTDEPQFAVRDGKFLVPRIVRHANSESTQDLGDGTVLITGGTSGLGALVARHLASQGITDLLLVSRRGGTTDLPGEVVACDVSDRAQLSELIKGRRITAVIHAAGVLDDATVTELTPEKLDAVLKPKADAAWLLHELIPDLKAFVLFSSVAGVLGNPGQGNYAAANSYLDALAAHRQSLGLPATSIAWGLWALPTTMTAHVDKVAWVAPLSVQQGLDIFDAAIREPNAQLVAARWRRDGDDVPAVLRTIFKPRRTVTVEAAPTRFDTDSIFRLVRDKVAVALGHRSAATVDPDKPLREQGLDSLTSVELRNKLGAETGLRLPASLVFNHPTVTKLAEYLAGELVPAEPSPEDLLHEALGRIELSTLDEDGRDRLAAVLQETLQTLVPETGLDLSSDEEIFAFIDTQL, from the coding sequence ATGACTGGCATGGCTGCGAACGAGCCGATCGCCGTGGTCGGAATCGCGTGCCGGCTGCCGGGCGCGGCCGACCCGGAGCAGTTCTGGCGGCTGCTCGACGCCGGCACGGATGCGATCACCGAGCCGCCGGACGGCCGCTGGCCCGGCGTGACGGAGTTCCGCCGTGGCGGTTTCATCGCCGACGTGGACCGTTTCGACGCCGCTTTCTTCGGCATTTCGCCGAACGAGGCGGCGGCAATGGATCCGCAGCAGCGGCTCGTGCTGGAACTGTCGTGGGAGGCGTTGGAGAACGCCCGGATCGCGCCCGATTCGCTGCGCGGCGAAGCCGCCGGCGTCGTGATCGGAGCCATCAACGGCGACTACGCGCTCCTGCACTCCCAGGTGGGGGCCGGCCCCCATTCCCTCACCGGCACCCACCGCAGCCTCATCGCCAACCGCGTCTCGTACCTGCTCGGGCTGACCGGCCCCAGCCTCGCGGTGGACAGCGGCCAGTCGTCTTCGCTCGTCGCCGTGCAGGTCGCGTGCGAGCAGCTGCGCCGCGGTTCGTGCTCGCTGGCCCTGGCCGGCGGCGTCAACCTGAACCTGCTGCCCGAGGGCACCGACACCGTCGCCGAGTTCGGGGCCCTGTCCCCCGATGGCCGCTGCCACACCTTCGATGCCCGCGCCAACGGCTATGTCCGTGGCGAGGGCGGGGCCGTCATCGTCCTCAAGCCGCTGCCCAATGCGGTCGCCGACGGCGACCGGATCCACGCCGTCATCCTCGGCGGCGCCGTCAACAACGACGGCGGCGGCGACGGGCTGACCGTGCCCCATGGGGAGGCCCAGCAGGAGGTCATCCGCCTCGCCCACGCTCAAGCCGGCGTTACGCCGGCCGAGGTCGGATACGTGGAGTTGCACGGCACCGGCACCCGCGTCGGCGACCCCATCGAGGCCCGTGCCCTCGGCGCTGTGTTGTTGGCGGATCGGAAGCTGCTGGTCGGCTCCGTGAAGACCAACATCGGGCACCTGGAGGGCGCGGCCGGGATTGCCGGGCTGCTCAAGGTGATCCTCTCCGTGCGCAACGGTGTCCTGCCGGCCAGCCTGAACTTCGAGACGCCGAACCCGGACATTCCGTTCGGCGAGCTGAACCTGGATGTGGTGCGGGAGAAGCAGGCGTGGCCGCAGGGTCGGCGGGTCGCGGGTGTGAGCTCGTTCGGCGTGGGCGGGACCAACTGCCACTTGGTGGTGGCGGAGGGGCCTCGCGAAGAGCACCCGGTCGCCGAGGTGGACGGCCCCATCATCATCACCGCGCGCTCCCCGCAGGCCCTTCGCGCCCAAGCGCAAGCGCTTTCGTCCATTGTGGACGGCAATGTCGCGTACTCGCTCCTGCACACCCGGACCCAGTTCGAGCACCGAGCGGTGGTTTTCGGCGAGCTGACGACGCTGGAGTCGGAAGACGTCGTGGTGGGCAAGGTTTCGCCGGGTTCGACCGCCTTTGTCTTCCCCGGGCAGGGCGGGCAATGGGTGGAGATGGCGCAGGCGTTGCTCGACGAGTCGCCGGTGTTCACGAGCCGGCTGGAGGAGTGCGCGGCGGCGTTGGAGCCGTTCGTCGACTTCGACGTGCTGGAGGTGCTTCGTAACGCGGGTGATCTGAGCCGGGTGGATGTGGTGCAGCCGGCGCTGTGGGCGGTGATGGTGTCGCTGGCGGCGGTGTGGCGCGCCAACGGAGTCACCCCGGATGTGGTGCTCGGGCACTCGCAGGGCGAAGTCGCCGCGGCAACGGCGATCGGGGCGTTGTCGCTGGAAGACGGGGCGCGGGTGATCGCGCTGCGGAGCAGGATCGCGGGGAGGTTGACCGGCGGCGGCATGATGTCGGTGGGCGCGTCGGCGTCGGTGGTGGGCAAGGTGCTGCCGCCGGGGGTGACGATCGCCGCCGTGAACGGCCCGAGGTCGGTTGTCCTGGCCGGTCCGGCGGACGAGTTGGCCGGGGTGCAGGAGAAGCTGGTCGACGTCCGGACGAAGATCGTGCCGGCGGCGTACGCGTCCCACTCCCCCGCGGTTGACGTGCTCAGGGACGAGTTGCTGCCGCTGTTCGCGGCGGTCCGTCCACAAGCGACCGACGTCACGTTCATCTCCACGGTCACCGGTGAACCCCTGGACACCAGGGAACTCGACGCCGAGTACTGGTTCGCCAACCTGCGACAGCCGGTCCGGTTCATCGACGCGACGCGGCGGGCCCTCGCCGACGGCGTCGGCCGGTTCATCGAGTGCAGCCCGCACCCGTTGCTGCTCAACAGCATCGACGAGACGGCGGACGAGGCCGGCCACGAGGTCGCGGTGATCGGCACGCTCCGTCGCGACGAGGGCGGCACCGAGCGGATCCGCCGGGCGCTGGCCGAGGCGTACGTCGGCGGCGCGCCGGTGGACTGGGCGATCAAGGGCCGCAAGGTCGACCTGCCGACGTACCGGTTCCAGCGGGAACGCCACTGGTACGGCGAAGTCGCCGCGGCGCAAACGGTTGCGCCGACGGGTGATCTGCGGGAGACGGTCCTCGCCGCGGTCGCGAACGTTTTGGGACACAAGGACGCGTCGGGGATCGACGTGACACGTCCGTTCAAGGAACTCGGGTTCGACTCGAACTCGCTGATGCGCCTCCGCGCCCAGCTCTCGGCACAGACTGGGCGGAAGCTGCCGACCTCGCTGCTCTACGACTATCCGAACCCTCAGCGGGTGGTCGAGGCGCTGCGCGCGGCCGGCGAGCCGGAAGGGATGGCGGGCGAACCGGCCACTGTCGCGCGGCGGCAGGTGGCCGGCGAGCCCGGCAACCCGGCGCACCAGCAGGTGTCGGTGCCGGCACAAGCGCCGGGGTCGGACCCGATTGCCGTGATCGCGATGGGCTGCCGCTACCCCGGCGGGGCCAACTCGCCGGAGGAGTTCTGGCGGCTCATCGCATCCGGCGAAGATGCCGTCACGCCGCTGCCGTCGAACCGCGGCTGGGACCTGGACGCGTTGTTCGACGGCGCGTGCGTGACGCGCAACGGCGGATTCCTGCACGACGCCGACACATTCGACGCCGCCTTCTTCGGGCTCAGCCCGCGCGAGGCGCTGGCCATGGAGCCGCAGCAGCGGCTGATGCTGGAAGTCTCGTGGGAGGCGTTGGAACGCGCCGGCATCGACCCCGCCGACCTGCGCGGCTCGTCCACCGGCGTGTTCGTCGGCGCGATGGCCATGGACTACGGCCCGCGCCTGCACCAGCCGACCGGCGTCGTCGACGGCCACCTCATGACTGGCACCGCCCTGAGCGTCGCCTCCGGCCGCATCGCGTACACCTTCGGCCTCAACGGCCCCGCGCTGACGATCGACACCGCCTGCTCGTCGTCGCTGGTGGCGATCCAGCTGGCCGTGGAGTCGTTGCGGCGCGGGGAATGCTCGCTGGCGCTGGCCGGCGGCGCGACGCTGATGGCCAACCCCGGCAACCTCGTCGAGTTCACCCGCCAGAACGGCCTGTCCGTCGACGGCCGGGCCAAGGCATTCTCCGAGGACGCCGACGGCACTTCGTTCTCGGAGGGCGCCGGCGTCCTCCTGCTGGAACGCCTGTCCGACGCCGAGCGCAACGGCCACCAGGTGCTGGCCGTCATCCGGGGAATCGCCGTCAATCAGGACGGTGCCAGCAACGGCCTGACCGCGCCGAACGGCCTTGCGCAGCAGCAGGTGATCCGCAAGGCGCTGGCCGACGCCGGTCTGTCCACTGCGGACGTTGACGTGGTCGAGGCGCACGGCACCGGCACCGCTCTCGGCGACCCCATCGAGGCGCACGCCATTCTCGCCACCTACGGCCAGAACCGCCCCGCCGACCGCCCGGTCTGGCTCGGCTCGGTGAAGTCCAACATCGGCCACGCCCAGGCCGCCGCCGGTGTCGCCGGCGTGATCAAGATGGTGCTGGCGATGCGGCACGGCGTGTTGCCGCGGACCCTGCACGTCGACCGGCCGACGTCCAAAGTGGAGTGGGAGTCGGGGAACGGCCGGGTGCTGACCGAGGCCCAGCAGTGGCCCGCTGGCCCGCGGCGGGCAGCGGTGTCGAGCTTCGGCATCTCCGGCACGAACGCGCACGTCATCGTGGAGGGAGTTGAGCCGGCCCGGCCCGCATCGGTCGACGGTCCCCTGCTCTGGGTGATCTCCGCACGGAGCGAGAAGTCGCTCCGCACGCAGGGCTCAAGGCTGGCCGCCTTCGCCGAGACCGGCGACCTCCAGGCAGCGGCCAAGGTGCTGGCGCGCAAGCCCTCCTTCGCCCATCGAGCCGTGGTGCTGGCGTCCTCCCGTGACGAGCTGCGGGAGGCGCTCCGGGCATTGGCCGACGGCGAGCCGCATCCGGCGCTGGTCACCGGGGAGGCGACCGGCGAGGTCACGCCGGTGTTCGTCTTCCCTGGTCAGGGGGCGCAGTGGGTGGGCATGGCGGTGGAGTTGCTGCGTGCGAACGAGACGTTCGCGCAGGAGCTCAAGCGCTGCGCTGAGGCGCTCGAACCACACACGGGATGGTCGGTGATCGACGTCCTGACGGAGGGAACGCCTTCGCTGGAAGGCACCGATGTCGTGCAGCCCGTGTTGTTCGCGCTGATGGTGGCCCTGGCGAAGCTGTGGCGGTCGATCGGCGTCGAGCCGGCGGCGGTCGTCGGGCACTCCCAGGGTGAGATCGCCGCGGCGGCCGTGGCCGGGGCGCTGACGCTGACCGATTCCGCCAAGATCAGCGCCCTGCGCGGCCAGATCGTCGGGGCGCTCGACGGCACGGGCGGCGTGCTGGCGGTCGGGCTGCCGGCGAACGAGGTTCGCGAGCGGATCGCTCCCTGGCCGGGCCAGCTGTGGGTGGCCGTGGACAACGGCCCGTCCGCCACGGTGATCGCCGGCGACCTCGACGCGATCGACGAATTCGTCGCCGCCCAGGGCGATGACGTGCAGCTTCGCCGCACACCCGTCGCCTACGCGGCGCACACCCCGCACGTCGAGGCCGTCCGCGACGAGCTGCTGCGGCAGATCGGCAGCCTCCAACCGGCCGAGGCGACTACCAAGATCTGCTCCACCTGCTACGGCGAGTTCATCCCCGGCACGGCGATGACCCCCGACTACTGGTACCGCAACCTGGCCGACCCGGTCGGCTTCGACACCGCGGTGCGGGCCTTCCGCGACCACCGGCGGCCGCTGTTCATCGAGGTCAGCCCGCATCCGATCCTGGCAGGCGCCGTCCGGGAGATCCTCGCCGACGAGGGCGTGGACGGCACGGCCGTGGGCACGTTGCGCCGCAACGAGGGTGGCCAGCACCAGTTCCTGATCGCCGCCGCCACCGCGTACACGCTGGGCGCGCCGGTGGACTGGCCGAAGATCGTCGGACCGGTGACCGAGCACGTCGATCTCCCCACGTACGCCTTCGACCGGCAGCGATTCTGGCTGCACAACGCCGAAAGCGGCAGCCACCCGTTGCTCGCCGAGGCCGTCCCGGTCGCGGACACCGGCGGCCGGCTGCTGACCGGCAAGGTGTCGCGGCACAGCGCCCCCTGGGTGGTCGATCACGCCGTCAACGGCACGGTCCTGTTGCCCGGCACTGCCTTCGTCGACCTCGCACTGACCGCCGCCGACGGCGACCAGATCGAGGACCTGACCCTGCACGCCCCGCTCGTCCTCCCCGCGACCGGCGCCGTCCAGCTCCAGGTCACGGTCGGCGGCGAGGAGAACGGCCGGCGGTCGCTGGCCATCCACTCCCGCACCGACGGCGACTGGGTCAAGCACGCGTCCGGCTTCCTCGCCGACGGCCCCCGCGTCGCCGGCCGGCTGCACACCTGGCCGACCGGCACGCCGATCGACCTCACCGACGCCTACGACCGGCTGGCGGCCAGCGGATACGAGTACGGGCCGGCGTTCCAGGGCCTGCGGAGCGCCTGGCGTGACGGGGACGATCTTCTCGTCGAGGTGGAAGTCCCCGATGCCGGCGACTTCACCGTGCACCCTGCCCTGCTGGACGCCGCCCTGCACATCCTCGTGCTCGACGCCGACGAGTTGCAGCTGCCGTTCGCCTGGTCCGGCGTGTGGTTCACGGGCCGCGGCGCGGACAAGCTCCGTGTTCGCCTGAGCAACGGATCCCTTGCTCTCTATGACGAATCCGGCACGCAGATCGGCGGCGTCGAGTCGCTGACCCTGGCGCCGGCCCCGAAGGGCGGCGTCGCGACGGCGGAGCTGTACCGGGTCGACTGGGTCGAGGCCGAGCCAACCGGCACGGCGTCGCTGACCGTTGCCCAGCCGAGCGACCTCGCCGGCGTGCTGGCCCAGGTGCAGCAGTGGGTGGAGAAGGACACCGACGAGCGGCTGGTGTTCCTCGCCGATCCGTCCACACTGGACGGCGCCAAGATCTGGGGGCTGGTCCGTTCGGCGCAGTCGGAGCACCCCGGCCGGTTCGTGCTGGCCGACTGCGCGGAGGACGAGGTCCCGACCACCGACGAGCCGCAGTTCGCCGTCCGGGACGGCAAGTTCCTGGTGCCACGAATCGTCCGGCACGCCAACTCCGAGTCCACTCAGGACCTCGGCGACGGAACCGTGCTGATCACCGGCGGCACGAGCGGCCTCGGCGCACTGGTCGCCCGGCACCTGGCTTCCCAGGGCATCACGGACCTGCTGCTGGTGTCCCGGCGCGGCGGCACAACGGATCTGCCCGGCGAGGTCGTGGCCTGCGACGTCTCCGACCGCGCCCAACTGTCCGAGCTGATCAAGGGTCGGCGCATCACCGCCGTGATCCACGCGGCCGGTGTCCTCGACGACGCGACCGTCACGGAGCTGACGCCCGAGAAGCTCGACGCGGTGCTCAAGCCCAAGGCCGACGCGGCCTGGCTCCTGCACGAACTGATCCCGGACCTCAAGGCGTTCGTGCTGTTCTCCTCGGTCGCCGGCGTGCTCGGCAACCCCGGCCAGGGCAACTACGCCGCTGCCAACAGCTACCTTGACGCGCTTGCGGCGCACCGACAGAGCCTTGGCCTGCCGGCGACGTCGATCGCCTGGGGCCTGTGGGCGCTGCCGACCACGATGACCGCGCACGTGGACAAGGTCGCCTGGGTGGCGCCGCTGAGCGTGCAACAGGGGCTGGACATCTTCGACGCGGCCATCCGCGAGCCGAACGCCCAACTCGTGGCGGCGCGCTGGCGCCGCGACGGCGACGACGTGCCGGCCGTGCTGCGCACCATCTTCAAGCCGCGCCGAACCGTCACGGTCGAGGCCGCGCCGACGCGGTTCGACACCGACTCGATCTTCCGGCTGGTCCGGGACAAGGTCGCCGTGGCGCTCGGGCACCGCTCCGCCGCCACGGTCGATCCGGACAAGCCGCTCCGGGAACAGGGTCTCGACTCGCTCACCTCGGTCGAGCTGCGCAACAAGCTCGGCGCGGAGACGGGCCTGCGGCTGCCGGCGTCGCTGGTGTTCAACCACCCCACGGTGACCAAGCTGGCCGAGTACCTGGCCGGCGAGCTGGTGCCGGCCGAGCCGTCGCCCGAGGACCTGCTGCACGAGGCGCTCGGCCGGATCGAACTGTCCACACTGGACGAGGACGGCCGCGACCGGTTGGCCGCTGTGCTGCAGGAGACGCTGCAGACCCTCGTCCCGGAGACCGGCCTTGATCTCTCCTCCGACGAGGAGATCTTCGCCTTCATCGACACACAGCTGTGA
- a CDS encoding pyridoxal-dependent decarboxylase, exosortase A system-associated — MSNTFPRVDGVLTVGGVPVDRLAARVGGTPFFAYDRDLLSGRVAEVRAALPAEISLSYAVKANPMPAVLHHMSAEVDGFDVASAGELQLALDTTMPADRISFAGPGKTTDELVQAVAAGVTVELESITELARVRDVSERLGIRARVALRVNPDFSVRGAGMTLGGGAQQFGIDAEQVPAVLAQLGDLDFYGFHVFAGSQNLRADSICEAQRATVDLVLRLAEVAPAPVRYVNLGGGFGIPYSARDTALDLAPIGENLAKLADTSLRQLPDARVVIELGRYLVGEAGVYVTRVVDRKHSRGTTFLVVDGGLHHQLAASGNFGQKIRRNYPLATATSESTVETVTVVGCLCTPLDLLGDKVELARAEVGDLIAIFQAGAYGLTASPTAFLGHPPPREVLVGGKAHSLGENKCRR; from the coding sequence ATGTCGAACACGTTCCCCCGGGTGGACGGTGTGCTGACGGTGGGCGGCGTGCCGGTGGACCGGCTCGCGGCCCGTGTGGGCGGCACGCCGTTCTTCGCGTACGACCGCGACCTGCTCAGCGGGCGCGTCGCCGAGGTGCGGGCCGCGCTGCCGGCGGAGATCTCGCTGAGCTACGCGGTCAAGGCCAACCCGATGCCGGCCGTGCTGCACCACATGAGCGCCGAGGTGGACGGCTTCGACGTCGCCTCCGCGGGCGAGCTGCAGCTGGCCCTGGACACCACGATGCCGGCCGACCGGATCAGCTTCGCCGGCCCCGGCAAGACGACCGACGAGCTGGTCCAGGCCGTCGCCGCGGGCGTGACCGTCGAGCTGGAGTCGATCACCGAGCTCGCTCGCGTACGGGACGTCAGCGAGCGACTCGGCATCCGGGCGCGGGTGGCGTTGCGGGTGAACCCCGACTTCTCGGTGCGCGGCGCCGGCATGACGCTCGGCGGCGGCGCACAGCAGTTCGGCATCGACGCCGAGCAGGTGCCGGCGGTGTTGGCGCAGCTCGGTGACCTGGACTTCTACGGCTTCCACGTGTTCGCCGGCTCGCAGAACCTGCGCGCCGACAGCATCTGCGAGGCCCAGCGCGCGACCGTCGACCTGGTGCTGCGGCTGGCCGAGGTGGCGCCGGCGCCCGTTCGCTACGTCAACCTGGGCGGCGGCTTCGGGATCCCGTACTCGGCCCGCGACACCGCCCTCGATCTCGCGCCGATCGGGGAGAACCTGGCCAAGCTGGCCGACACCTCACTGCGCCAGTTGCCCGACGCGCGGGTGGTGATCGAGCTCGGCCGCTACCTCGTCGGCGAGGCCGGCGTCTACGTGACCCGGGTGGTGGACCGGAAACACTCGCGGGGCACCACGTTCCTGGTCGTGGACGGCGGTCTGCACCACCAGCTCGCCGCGTCCGGCAACTTCGGCCAGAAGATCCGGCGCAACTATCCGCTGGCAACAGCCACATCCGAGTCCACCGTGGAGACTGTCACCGTCGTCGGCTGCCTCTGTACGCCGCTGGACCTGTTGGGGGACAAGGTCGAGCTGGCGCGGGCCGAGGTCGGCGACCTGATCGCGATCTTTCAGGCCGGGGCGTACGGGCTGACCGCCAGCCCGACCGCGTTCCTCGGCCACCCGCCGCCGCGCGAGGTGCTCGTCGGCGGAAAAGCACACTCTCTGGGGGAGAACAAGTGCAGACGTTAG
- a CDS encoding AfsR/SARP family transcriptional regulator, which translates to MQTLAPCFRLLGLLQVNSVRVTARRQQVVLAMLLLNANRVVPLESLLDALWGSTPPATARAQIQTSISALRRLFVTAGVGERIRVRGLGYTIELAPAELDLHVFEDLVSRGRAELAACRPDAAREAFRSALALWRGEPLTGVDSTMVRANQVRIAERRVEAFEDCFDAELQLGLHHEIVGEISTMVEEFPLRERFVGQLMTALHRCGRRVEALTAYRTVRQTFVDELGLEPGEELRRLHQDILNGHAEPVSKPVAASVSVPRMLPARVPYFTGNGAALAGIQAQLTDDHGPLVAVITGRGGVGKSAVAIEAAHRLAAQFPDGQLYARMTENIADVLERFLLALGFTAIPADVEGRAALYRSAIADRRVLTIVEDATDLAQIRSLVPGTASSRLVMTTRARTAPLPGSTVFELDVLGGQGGIALLAAMVGRDRVWAELAEANELVELCGGLQLALSGAASMLAARPHWTFGHLVARFRNGLDPQVRASLQRSFAGLSPASRTLFARLGSLDTVSFASWVAAPLLDLDAVTAADALEGLVDARLVDVVGAGIATRYRLHRLARIHARELLAAQDNDGYLARLFGAWLALTDEARLRQGFGTRGDASRWPLADSVVNAVLTDPAGWYAQERVALLAMVRHAAAIDAVEHCWNLAVAIADLAGAQRMFGDWRDSNECALRAALRAGDRLGEAATQYLLGELDLREHRYGEASARISLALGMFDRLGEIGWQELAERSLAVVDWATTPRQALAG; encoded by the coding sequence GTGCAGACGTTAGCTCCTTGCTTCAGGCTGCTCGGCCTGCTCCAGGTCAATTCCGTGCGGGTGACCGCCCGCCGCCAGCAGGTGGTGCTGGCCATGCTGCTGCTCAACGCCAACCGGGTGGTGCCGCTGGAGAGCCTGCTCGACGCGCTGTGGGGCAGCACGCCGCCGGCCACCGCGCGGGCGCAGATCCAGACCAGCATCTCCGCGCTGCGCCGGCTGTTCGTCACCGCCGGCGTCGGCGAGCGGATCCGGGTGCGCGGCCTCGGTTACACGATCGAACTGGCCCCTGCCGAGCTCGATCTGCACGTGTTCGAGGACCTGGTCAGCCGGGGTCGCGCCGAGCTGGCGGCGTGTCGGCCCGATGCCGCACGGGAGGCGTTCCGCTCGGCGCTGGCGCTGTGGCGGGGGGAGCCGCTGACCGGCGTCGACAGCACCATGGTGCGCGCCAACCAGGTTCGCATCGCCGAGCGGCGGGTCGAGGCGTTCGAGGACTGCTTCGACGCCGAGCTGCAGCTGGGCCTGCACCACGAGATCGTCGGTGAGATCTCCACCATGGTCGAGGAGTTCCCGCTGCGGGAGCGCTTCGTCGGCCAGCTGATGACCGCGCTGCACCGCTGCGGCCGCCGCGTCGAGGCCCTGACGGCGTACCGGACCGTGCGACAGACCTTTGTGGACGAACTCGGCCTCGAACCGGGCGAGGAGCTGCGGCGGCTGCACCAGGACATCCTCAACGGCCACGCCGAGCCGGTGTCGAAGCCCGTCGCCGCAAGCGTTTCCGTGCCGCGGATGCTACCGGCCCGGGTCCCGTACTTCACCGGTAACGGCGCTGCTCTGGCGGGCATTCAAGCACAGCTGACCGACGACCACGGGCCGCTGGTCGCCGTGATCACCGGGCGTGGCGGCGTCGGGAAGTCCGCTGTGGCCATCGAGGCGGCGCACCGGCTGGCCGCGCAGTTCCCGGACGGGCAGCTGTACGCGCGCATGACCGAGAACATCGCGGACGTGCTCGAACGGTTCCTGCTGGCGCTGGGCTTCACCGCGATCCCGGCCGATGTCGAGGGCCGCGCCGCGTTGTACCGCAGCGCGATCGCCGACCGGCGAGTGCTGACCATCGTCGAGGACGCCACCGATCTCGCGCAGATCCGGTCGCTGGTGCCGGGCACCGCGTCCAGCCGGCTGGTCATGACCACCCGTGCGCGCACGGCCCCGCTGCCCGGGTCGACCGTGTTCGAGCTGGACGTGCTGGGCGGCCAGGGCGGCATCGCGCTGCTGGCGGCGATGGTCGGGCGGGACCGGGTGTGGGCGGAGCTGGCCGAGGCCAACGAGCTCGTCGAGCTGTGCGGCGGTCTGCAACTGGCCTTGAGCGGGGCGGCATCCATGCTCGCCGCACGTCCACATTGGACCTTCGGGCACCTCGTCGCGCGGTTTCGGAACGGCCTGGACCCGCAGGTGCGGGCCAGCCTCCAGCGCAGCTTCGCCGGGCTGTCGCCGGCGTCGCGGACGTTGTTCGCCCGGCTGGGTTCGCTGGACACCGTCAGTTTCGCGTCCTGGGTGGCGGCCCCGCTGCTCGACCTGGACGCCGTGACGGCCGCCGACGCGTTGGAGGGGCTCGTCGACGCCCGACTGGTGGACGTGGTCGGCGCCGGCATCGCGACCCGCTATCGCCTGCACCGGCTCGCCCGGATCCACGCCCGCGAACTCCTTGCCGCGCAGGACAACGACGGCTACCTGGCCCGTCTCTTCGGCGCCTGGCTCGCTCTCACCGACGAGGCCCGGCTGCGGCAGGGCTTCGGCACCCGCGGCGACGCATCCCGGTGGCCGCTGGCGGATTCCGTGGTGAACGCCGTGCTCACCGACCCGGCCGGGTGGTACGCGCAGGAACGCGTCGCCCTGCTGGCCATGGTCCGGCACGCCGCCGCCATCGACGCCGTCGAGCACTGCTGGAACCTCGCCGTCGCCATCGCGGACCTTGCCGGCGCGCAACGGATGTTCGGCGACTGGCGGGACAGCAACGAATGCGCCCTGCGGGCCGCGCTGCGCGCCGGCGACCGGCTCGGCGAGGCCGCCACGCAGTACCTGCTCGGCGAACTCGACCTGAGGGAACACCGCTACGGCGAGGCGTCCGCCCGGATCAGCCTGGCCCTGGGCATGTTCGACCGGCTCGGCGAGATCGGGTGGCAGGAGCTCGCCGAGCGCTCCCTCGCCGTCGTCGACTGGGCCACCACCCCGCGCCAGGCGCTCGCCGGCTGA